CTCCACAGGCAAAGGCGCCGTCGACTTCTGTTTTGCAATCATGATCGACTGTAATCAGCCCACTTGGGTCTGGTATGATTCCGATTTCGAGCGCAAGTTCGATCGAACCCTTGGCACCGAGTTCAATGAAGACACCATCAAGATCGAGCTTCCGGCCGTCGTTGAGCTCTAGACCAGTGACGACCTCGTCGCCATAGATTCTTACAGGTGTCGCGGGAGAAATGATCTCGATCGTTGTTGATTTGACCTTGTCGAGCAACGGTTTCGCGACCTTCATTTCTCTTGAAATCCAAAATACCTTGCTGGCGTATTCTTTCAAGAGAAGCGCGGATGATGCGGCGACACTCTCATCACCTATAACAGCAACCCTCTTGCCCTTGAAGAAATTACAGTCACAAGATGCACAGTAACTGACACCCCGGCCAAGGAATTCTTTTTCGCCCTTGATACCAAGCTTAACTCTTGAAATACCAGGTGCCAGTATGAGGGCTTTTGCGATTATCTTTCTTTCATGGTCAGTCTCGATTAAAAAACGCTTTTCATCCTTGCTTACCTTAATCACATCCTCCTCCAGAATTTGAGCGCCAAATCTCTTTGCCTGGCTTACCCCAGTTTTCAATATTTCTTCGCCTTCTGCCGATTCGATCCCGAGGTAATTCTCGACCCTCGACTTCACAAGCGCGCTTCTCTCTGGATGGCCAATAAGTGTAACCTTCACTTTGCTCCTCGCGGCATGAATGGCAGCTTGGAGCCCAGCTGGCCCACATCCGATAACCGCAACATCCGTTTCCAAATCCTTCATCAAATGAAAATGATGTTGTGCCGTTATAACAGTTATTCTGCACAACTCGAAAATTTGATCAACAAAAAATCTGGAACCGGCGCTATTGTCTTCCTATAATCTTTTTCAGGGCGGCTATTTCATCGCGCAGT
This DNA window, taken from Methanomassiliicoccales archaeon, encodes the following:
- a CDS encoding NAD(P)/FAD-dependent oxidoreductase — protein: MKDLETDVAVIGCGPAGLQAAIHAARSKVKVTLIGHPERSALVKSRVENYLGIESAEGEEILKTGVSQAKRFGAQILEEDVIKVSKDEKRFLIETDHERKIIAKALILAPGISRVKLGIKGEKEFLGRGVSYCASCDCNFFKGKRVAVIGDESVAASSALLLKEYASKVFWISREMKVAKPLLDKVKSTTIEIISPATPVRIYGDEVVTGLELNDGRKLDLDGVFIELGAKGSIELALEIGIIPDPSGLITVDHDCKTEVDGAFACGDVTGQPWQLAKAVGQGCIAGLKAAEFVKNQEG